Genomic window (Bacillota bacterium):
AATCAGGTTGATATTTTCTTAGAACGATTTTATCGGCATCCACATAAATTTCTAGGGCGTCCCGTTCAGCTATATCCAACGTACGACGCAGTTCAATAGGAATAACGACCCGGCCCAGCTCATCAACCTTTCGTACTATTCCGGTAGATTTCATCATGGTTCCAACTCTCTCCCTTCATTTCGACAGCATGTTACAAGTAAAGTATACCAGGAATTCCAATTAAAGTCAACGCTTTTTACAAAAATTAGGTGACCGTACTGGTA
Coding sequences:
- a CDS encoding AbrB/MazE/SpoVT family DNA-binding domain-containing protein translates to MMKSTGIVRKVDELGRVVIPIELRRTLDIAERDALEIYVDADKIVLRKYQPDCVFCGSAEDVVSFQGKNVCQKCLMALQSKAASA